From Segatella copri, the proteins below share one genomic window:
- a CDS encoding SusC/RagA family TonB-linked outer membrane protein — protein MNKRANLYFAALLGAMSPLCTVSALAAQSNSTIATATQQQNSCTGTVKDATGEPIIGATIRIEGKTGGTVTDLDGNFTLSNIEKGAKLTITYVGYKSQTLTWSGSPLNITLQDDANMLEETVVIGYGTVKKADLAGSVAVLDSKNFKDQPVARVEDALNGRMSGVQVMSSGVPGGAMKIRVRGTSSVNKSNDPLYVVDGIVRETGLEGISPEDIQSIQVLKDASSTAIYGARGANGVVMVQTKSGSAGATQVTFDASFGISNAYHIPEVMGTKEYAQALIDYKGVAKSAMQGYLDGTKPGIDWMDELLQTGITQNYKVAVSQGNEKTQTYFSANYMDQKGVITDTKSRRYAIKANMHNKIFDWLEMTTDINLAQTDNSGAGFAQNQSNPIWVGLNYSPTMEMMAPNGNYNVDPYNNIQNNPYGILHDGDNDRKRTMVTGHIDLKFNLLKGLTFTTTNGIDYNDYKWYNFTSTRVNVSGNSMTNGDATVTALQSTNNLTYMGKWGEHALTATGVWEVSSNEVRKMQMTGTGIAHEQLGYWNIQDAASKNPTNGYSKWTMLSGVARVMYNYADRYMLTGTFRADGSSRFTNKKWGYFPSIAGAWTVSNEKFWEPIRNAVEYMKIRASYGIIGNQDIAPYSTLGTLESTGFSYGTNQSYTGYWANSFATPDLTWEKVHQFDLGVDLGFFGNRLSISFDYFNKTTKDALLQTAAPGYLGGTRYWVNAGEVNNKGVDVTINGQIIQTKDWSWSSTLNASYIKNKVTKMTADEPIIYGEKPAPGTVDPCTIIKEGEAIGTFYGFKWAGVEKNDKGQYVDMYYAADGTKTASPNAGTDRFVLGRSNPDVTLGWNNTITYKNWDFNMFCNAAFGAKRLNIVRFAMNAEVGASRFVTDKDHFSNIGVTMPTIGAENKNYGNSDKWLENADYFRCENISVAYTFPRSVTKLADIRLSLSAQNLFTITGYKGIDPAGASFSDANVDRDNGLDMGAYPNPRTITMGVRVTF, from the coding sequence ATGAACAAAAGAGCAAATTTGTATTTTGCAGCGCTTTTAGGTGCGATGTCACCTCTTTGCACTGTTTCTGCATTGGCTGCTCAAAGCAATTCTACCATTGCTACAGCTACCCAGCAGCAAAACTCATGTACAGGTACTGTTAAAGACGCTACCGGAGAACCTATCATCGGCGCTACCATCAGAATCGAAGGTAAGACCGGTGGAACCGTAACTGACCTGGATGGTAACTTCACCCTCAGCAACATCGAAAAGGGTGCCAAACTTACCATCACTTATGTGGGTTACAAATCACAGACCCTCACATGGAGCGGTAGTCCGCTCAACATCACTTTGCAGGATGATGCCAACATGCTTGAAGAGACCGTAGTCATCGGTTACGGTACAGTAAAGAAGGCTGACTTGGCAGGTTCTGTGGCAGTTTTGGACAGCAAGAATTTCAAGGACCAGCCTGTTGCACGTGTAGAGGATGCCCTCAACGGACGCATGTCTGGTGTGCAGGTAATGTCAAGCGGTGTTCCTGGTGGAGCCATGAAGATTCGTGTACGTGGTACCAGTTCCGTAAACAAGAGCAACGACCCTCTCTACGTAGTAGACGGTATCGTTCGCGAGACAGGTCTTGAGGGTATCAGCCCTGAAGACATCCAAAGCATCCAGGTATTGAAGGACGCATCTTCTACCGCCATCTATGGTGCCCGCGGTGCCAATGGTGTTGTTATGGTACAGACCAAGAGCGGTTCTGCCGGTGCTACCCAGGTAACATTCGATGCAAGTTTCGGTATCTCTAATGCTTACCACATTCCTGAGGTAATGGGAACCAAAGAATATGCACAGGCTTTGATTGACTACAAGGGTGTAGCCAAGAGTGCCATGCAAGGTTATCTTGACGGAACCAAACCAGGTATCGACTGGATGGACGAGTTGCTCCAGACTGGAATCACCCAGAACTATAAGGTAGCAGTTTCTCAGGGCAATGAGAAGACTCAGACCTACTTCTCTGCCAACTATATGGACCAGAAGGGTGTTATCACAGATACAAAATCAAGACGTTACGCTATCAAGGCTAACATGCACAATAAGATTTTCGACTGGTTAGAGATGACCACCGATATCAACCTTGCTCAGACCGACAACTCTGGTGCAGGTTTTGCGCAGAACCAGTCTAACCCTATCTGGGTAGGATTGAACTACTCTCCAACGATGGAAATGATGGCACCTAACGGCAACTACAATGTGGACCCTTACAACAATATTCAGAACAATCCTTACGGTATTCTCCATGATGGCGACAACGACCGCAAGCGTACCATGGTAACCGGTCACATTGACTTGAAGTTCAACCTTCTCAAGGGCTTGACATTCACTACCACCAACGGTATCGACTATAATGATTATAAGTGGTACAACTTCACTTCAACCAGAGTAAATGTTTCAGGTAACTCCATGACAAATGGCGATGCTACAGTAACCGCTTTGCAGTCTACCAACAATTTGACTTACATGGGCAAGTGGGGCGAGCACGCATTGACAGCTACCGGTGTATGGGAAGTTTCTTCTAACGAGGTTCGCAAAATGCAAATGACCGGTACCGGTATTGCCCACGAGCAGTTAGGTTACTGGAATATCCAGGATGCAGCTTCCAAGAATCCGACTAATGGTTACAGCAAGTGGACCATGCTCTCTGGCGTTGCCCGCGTCATGTACAACTATGCCGACCGCTACATGCTGACCGGTACATTCCGTGCCGATGGTTCCAGCCGTTTCACCAACAAGAAGTGGGGTTACTTCCCATCTATCGCAGGTGCTTGGACTGTTTCTAACGAAAAGTTCTGGGAGCCTATCAGAAATGCAGTAGAATACATGAAGATCCGTGCCAGCTATGGTATCATCGGTAATCAGGACATCGCTCCTTATTCTACTCTTGGAACTTTGGAATCAACAGGTTTCTCATACGGAACAAACCAGTCTTATACAGGTTACTGGGCAAATAGTTTTGCTACACCAGACCTGACCTGGGAGAAGGTTCACCAGTTTGACCTCGGTGTTGACCTCGGTTTCTTCGGTAACCGTTTGAGCATCAGTTTCGACTACTTCAACAAGACCACCAAGGATGCTCTTTTGCAGACGGCAGCTCCTGGCTACCTGGGCGGAACCAGATATTGGGTAAATGCCGGTGAGGTAAACAACAAGGGTGTTGACGTAACCATCAATGGTCAGATTATCCAGACCAAGGATTGGTCATGGTCATCTACCTTGAATGCCAGCTACATCAAGAACAAGGTAACCAAGATGACAGCCGATGAGCCTATCATTTATGGTGAGAAGCCAGCTCCTGGTACTGTTGACCCATGTACTATCATCAAGGAAGGTGAAGCTATCGGTACATTCTACGGATTCAAGTGGGCTGGAGTAGAAAAGAACGACAAGGGACAGTATGTAGACATGTACTATGCAGCAGACGGAACCAAGACTGCTTCTCCAAATGCAGGTACAGACCGTTTCGTATTGGGTCGCTCAAATCCTGATGTCACATTAGGCTGGAACAACACCATTACCTATAAGAACTGGGACTTCAACATGTTCTGCAATGCAGCCTTCGGTGCAAAACGTTTGAATATCGTACGTTTCGCAATGAATGCAGAGGTTGGTGCTTCAAGATTCGTTACAGACAAGGATCACTTCAGTAATATAGGTGTAACAATGCCTACCATCGGTGCAGAGAACAAGAACTATGGTAATTCAGACAAGTGGCTCGAGAATGCCGACTACTTCCGTTGTGAGAATATCAGCGTAGCTTATACATTCCCACGCAGCGTAACCAAGTTGGCAGACATCCGTCTTTCACTCTCAGCTCAGAACCTCTTCACCATCACAGGTTATAAGGGTATTGACCCAGCAGGTGCTTCTTTCAGTGATGCCAACGTAGACCGTGATAATGGTTTGGATATGGGTGCTTATCCTAATCCTCGTACCATCACAATGGGTGTTCGTGTAACCTTCTAA